The window TACGCCAGTGATCGCCGTTGTGCTTTACGACTTCCGCATGGGACTTGCCTTTGCAACGTTCTCCGCAGGTTTCTTTGGCATTTTGAACGGTTACGACCTTGCAGCAACGCTCACGAGCCTTCTCGTCAACATCGCCGTCATCTCGCCGCTTTTCCGCATGCGCTACCGTGTGCAGTTTGCCTGGAGTATGATTGCAGGCGTCGTTGCCGCCGCAGCAGCCATCAGCGTAATGCTACTCCTCCGCAATAGATTCAGCTTCGTAACATTCTACCAGACACTTATCGCAGCAAGCGCAAACATCATCATCTTTACCGCAGTCGCGTCCGTGCTTTTGATCCACGTTGTCGAACGAGTCTTCAGCATTACGACAGTCCTTACGCTGATGGAAATGTCCGACTTCAACAGGCCTGCCCTGAAACGCATTTCGGAACTCGCACCGGGCACATTCCACCACAGCATCCAGGTTTCGAACCTTGCCGAAAGCGTCGCCGAGACCATTGGAGCCAACTCGCTCCTCGTCCGTGTCATGGCGCTCTATCATGATTTGGGCAAAACCATGCGCCCGGAATACTTCACCGAAAACCAGAAGCAAGGCGTGAACCCGCACAACAACCTTGATCCGTACCAGTCCGTAAAAATACTGACGGGCCATGTCTCTCAAGGCATTTTGCTCGCCAAGGAATACAAGATTCCGGAACTTGTCACCACAGGCATTCAGGAACACCACGGCACAACGCTCATCCAGTACTTCCACCACAAGGCAAAAGAACTCGCTAAGGAAACCGGTAAAGAAGTTAAGGAAGAAGATTTCCGCTACAAGGGCCCGCGCCCGCAAAGCATGGAAACCGCAATCCTTATGCTAGCCGACGTTATCGAAGCTACAAGCCGTTCGATGGCAGACACCTCTTCGGAAGCACTTGAATCCATGATCCACAAAACTATCTTGGACAAATTTATGGACGGGCAGTTCAACGAAAGCAATTTGTCCGTAAAGGAACTTTCAAAGCTCGAAGAAGCATTCCTCCATAGCCTTGACGGAACCTACCATACTCGCGTTAAATACCCTGGTCAGAGATAGACGAGAGAACGACTCTAAGAGCCTACAGACGAGAGACTAAAGTGTCATGCCCGACTTGATCTCTTTGACTACTTGCAGCTATGCTGCTTAGTAGTCATGATCCGCGTATGGGGAGGGCATCTCCTTTTTAAAAAGAAAAAAATTTAAAGAAAAACACCATTATCCCTTGACACACGAATTAATTCTTTTTATATTTGGGTCGTTCGGTTAAAAGACCCAACAAACCACTGGGGTGGTAGCTCAATTTTGGTTAGAGCACCGGCCTGTCACGCCGGAGGTTGCGAGTTCAAGCCTCGTCTATCCCGCGAAAAGATCCTCTCGAAAGAGAGGATTTTTCGTTTATTTTGCGATAGCGAAATAAATGAAATTCACCCATCGCGACAGGATGCAAGCACGCGCGTACTTTGTTCCAAGCCCAGCAGGTTTCACCTCAAAAAATTTTGATTTTTTTCAAAAAAAAGCGCAATTTCGGTTGACAAGATCCTGAATATTTGTATATTTGGCACGTAATCTTGAGGTTGTAGAAAATGTTAAATAAAAAGAATCTTGTTCTTATAGCTATTGGCATTTTACTACTCGTCATCGGGTTCATTTGCTTGGCCACAGGCCCTGCCGATAATCCAATCAGCCTCTCGGTTGCACCGATTATCTTGACGATTGCTTACGTAGTGATTATTCCTCTCGGAATTCTCTTCAACGGCAAGGATGAAAACAAGTAATTATTCGGACGATTAGCTCAGCTGGTTCAGAGCGTCTGCCTTACAAGCAGAATGTCAGCGGTTCGAATCCGTTATCGTCCACTACCGAAGAATCGGAAACGATTTGGGGTGGTAGCTCAATTTTGGTTAGAGCACCGGCCTGTCACGCCGGAGGTTGCGAGTTCAAGCCTCGTCTATCCCGCGATAAAGCGCTTCTCATTGAGAAGCGCTTTTCGTTTGTTAAGCGGTAACGAAACAAACAAAAAGCGTTCCTCTCGAAAGAGAGGATTTTTCGTTTGCTAAAGACCCTTCCTACTTCTAACTTCCTACAGTCTACTAATTAAATCTGGAATCCGAACGCGGCGTTCACGTCGATGACAATTCCCTTGTCCATCTCAAAGTATTTACCCTTGCGTTCGGCATCAAAGTCGCTCGTCCAGGCATAACCTAAACCGACATCGACAAAAAACGCAAAGCGCCCCAAGAATCCTTCCCCATTGTTCAAGACTTTCTTGAAACCGCCACTGCACATAAAGCCGTAAAGCCAGCCATCAAAACTACCATCGCGGTTCGAATGAATATGCAAATGGTTCACCAAAAGCCCTGCCTGGAAATAGCGCCAACGCCTGCCACCAACGCCATACAAACGGAAACTTTCTTGCAAACCGATATCATGAATCTTGTAGCGATCGTGTTTTCTTTCTCTATCCACTCGTACATAATGCGGCGCCGAAATCAGAGAAATTTTCTCCATCAACTTCCACTCAAACGTCAGATTGAACAACGGATAGTCCGTAAATCCCTCCGGAACATTGAGGCCACCCCAAAAATGCGAATAAGGCACCATAAAATTAAACGGATGGATATACAGCGCAAACGTAGAATCTTTCAACGATTCGTCTTGCTCTAGAGGCTTTGAATCCGAAGCTGGAGTTTCAGGCGCTACAGCATTTGCTTCGGCAGCCGGAGTTTCGTCCTTTACTTCAACTTCGATCTTTGCCTTTTTTTCAGCACTCGGTTTTGGTTGCGTTTTAGCAGGTTTCGCCACAGAAAATACAGACAAAGCAAGCAACAAAAGGACGACTTTTTTCATATAACAAAATTAGTTAAATTTCCTCCTTTCATCTTTAAGCCAGCGTGTAACATGGACGCCATTCCACCCTAAAGAATTGTGCCTGAAACCACGCGCGTACGAAGCTCCATAACGCCCTACATTAAATGAAAGTTGAACAGCCACTGCAAAATCAGGGAAGCGGTAAGAAGTGCTGATTTCCGCAAATTTCCAGCGAAATTTCGCCCCCACATTCAGATAATCGAAATCACATTCCGCAAAAGCAGAAATAGTCTCATCCGTCATCCAGTGAATGCCCAGCACAGGCGCAACGCCCTCATCAGTAAAGCCACTCAGCATCGCAGCCAAATGGATTTCTCGCCATTTGTAATCGAGCCCCAACTTGAAGCGGTGACGCGACCAAAATTCTTCACCAGGCACCCATTCCATACCAAGCCCGTAACTCACGCCAAACACAAAGCGATTCCACGGGCGAGCATACGAGAATTCCGAATACAAGTTCCGATACAGCGAATCCATGGAATGGTAAGCGACAAACGCCCCAACGCGATAAACGTCGCTCCCAAATTCCAGCGACAGATTCCACGAAGATTCATCGACTTCATCCATCCAGTAATACGAAAGGCCATACGACGGCTCCGCATAACGCGCCGGAGTCGAATAATAACCGCCAAGCCCAACAGGCGAAAGCCCACCAGCAAGGAGTGATGCAAACGAAGCACGCCCTTCAGCGGCATTGCAAGGAGCAACGTTCAGCAACGCCACGAGAACCCCTATAACGCTCCACACGGCGTACAAAAGCTTTGCGCAACTCCAGCAGCATTTTTCAAAGCATCGCCAACACGGCTTACGGGCGCACAAGAATACCGACCACATCTTCGTACACCCCCACAGACAAAGCCACATAACCAACGCCTATTCCAAGATATTCCTGTGCAGGCACATTCACCCATTCATTCGACATTGCTGAAACGACCGATTTCCAAACGCGACGCCCCGCAGAATCCAAAAGAGCTAGTGTTACATCATTTTCCGATTCTACACGAATGCGAAGAGCAGCGCCTTTTTTCGAAACAACTCGCGATGAAAGTTTGTACGTAAATAGAGCTTTTCCCGGCGCATTTTCCGAAGCATTTACAGCAGCACCTCCCGACGCACTCCCCATAGCATTCCCAAATTTCGAGCCCATTCCCATCTTTTTCTGGAATCCCGGCGTAAATTCGCGTTTCCTTGTCAACGGATTGAATCCCGACGGGCACGCCACAGTTCCTTTGTTCCAATAAACGCTATCGATCACATCATTACGGAAACAAAGGCGAAGCGAGCCTTCTACGTTATTCAAATAGCCTAACGATACTTGAATCATGCGTATATCGGGAATTCCAAGAACTTCACGCAAAGCAGACGTATCCTTGCTCACCAGCATTGTCTGGTAAGGCAGAATCGAATCCCGCGCATTTCCTAAAGCGCCTCCACGATCGCAAAAGCGGAACTCCTGCAACGGGAGCGCATACCCGCTCGCATTATAAAGTTCCACCCACTCCGGCATCGGTTCTTCCGGGCAATGATGGATCTCCGTCATGCGGAGCGTTCGCCCCTGCTTGCCTAGCTCGCCCGCCAAAGCCAATAGCGAATCCTCTTCTACACCAAGTTCGTATTCCAAGTCACCCACGCCCATAGACCCTGCAACATACACCCACTCGTCCGTAAGCCCCACGCGCTGAATCGACTTGCCCGGCTTAGGCTGCGGGACCGTCACAGAATCCATGCACACACCCGACCAAACCTTCCAAACGGATTCCCTGGAATTCGGGAGCGAGACCTTCCCTAGCATGCCACACGCTACATTTTTTCGCGGTGGACACAGCGACGAATCGTGCACCAGCACCAAACGTTCGGCCTCCGGCCACTTAAACGCCAAAATTTCCCTGCTTTCAAAACGCACAAAAAGCGAATCCCCTCGAAATTCGTCAAGCCGAATTTCGACATACTCACCCTCCAGGTCTGAAACATTTTTAGGATCCGGGAAAAATTCCACAAACATCGGACATGAAAATGCCGATACATAAAAAGCCAAGCCGCACACAGCGACCGGCAAGACACCACATTTATTCACGACACCCTCCCCAGGGCGCGCCCCTCAAGCGTAAAACGCTAGCGAGATTTAGTCGACTTCATAGTCGTTAGGGAGAATATAAGGAAGAGGGTTCACCGGGTTACCGTTTTTCCAGACCTCATAATGGAGGTGCGGACCAACAGAACGTCCAGTATTGCCCATATAGCCAAGAATTTGATAACGATGTACAAACTGTCCCGGAGTCACGGCAGACATCTGCATATGCCCATAACGGGTCTTGAGGCCATTACCATGATTCAGGACTACAAAATTCCCAAAAGAGGAACTCAGCTGGGAAATTTCAACCACGCCGTCTGCCGGCGCATAAATCGGGGTCCAACGATCGTTAGAAATGTCTATGCCCTGATGCATTTTGCCCACTTCACCGGTCACAGGATGGACACGCGGACCAAAGGCAGAAGCATAACGACCGTTTGTAGGAGAAATAGACGGAATATAGCGTAAAACGGAGCGGCTCTGGTCGATATATTTAGTCAGAGCATTAAAAGAATTTTCGTTGTTCTGGATTTGCCCAAAAATGCGCCAAACATCTTCGTGCATCGTAGCGGTACGTTCAAACACCGGGGAACTTTTGCGCAAAAGCTGGACATTCGGTTCAATATGGCCGCCTGTCGAAAGCTTACGGGATGCTTCGTCCGGCAGCGGCAGACCGAGCTTTGCATGGAGCATTTTTTCGGCCTTGAAGAAATCCTTAGACGTATTGGAAATGTAATCCACCGTGCTCTGGATTTGCGAAAGTTCCTTGTTCAGCTTTTGACGACTTGCAAAAGCATGCTTCAAGACACCGTCATAAACTGATGTCGAAAGAATTTGGACAAGGAAAAGGATAAAGCCTACAACAACGACGATTCGCGCAAAAAGCGAACCGCGAAGAATGAACGAAGGCATTTTCACGGTCAACGTCCGTGACGACTTCTGAAAATGTATGGAGGCCTTAACGAAATTCATCAAGGGATAATGTAAATAAATGGCACGAAAATTTCAAAGGATTTATCCCTATTTTTTTATTACAAGCCATTATTTTGCGCAATATCACTTAATTTAGCGTCGTTTAAGGCCTTTTTTTTCCCAGTTTTTTTATTTACACAAAAAAAATCTAAACCGGATTATCGCAATCGACAAATTTTGTCGGAATACTTAACTCGGTTTGAATCTTTTCGGCAAGTGCGCTCACACCAAAAATTTCGGATCTATGGTGTCCGCACGAGACCAGATTTACTCCGTTTTCTTGGCAGAATATAGGGATCTCTTCCTTGATGCTACCAGTAACATAAGCATCGCAATTCTTTTCCATAGCTTCACGTACAGCAGATGCGCTGCAACTACCGCTACAAATCGCCACACGCTTAATTTGTTCAGAACCATAGAAGAATTTATTCTGCACACCATGTTCAAAAGCTGCATCAAGACAGTCCAAAAATTCTTCTCTTGTCGCAGGAGTGTTCCATTCGGCAATCACGCCGATAGGCCTCATGCCTTCGTAAGCAAATTCATGAACTGGGTTCAATCCCAGATTTTTAGCGATGACCGCGTTGTTTCCGATTTCGCGGTGGCCGTCAAGCGGCAAATGGAAACCGAACACAGAAATGCCATGCACCATAAGCTTGCGGATACGTTCACCGAACTTTCCAACCGGAAGCAGGCGTTCGCCCTTCCAAAAGCCATTCGGATGATGTACGATAATACAGTCAGCCTTCTCGGCAATGGCGGCATCAATCAACTGGTCTCGCAAGCTCACGCCTGTTACAATCTTGGAAACCTTGTCACTAGCTTCGACGCAAAGACCGTTGACGCAATAATCATTAAATGATTTCGGGTCGAGCAGGTCGTCCAACCATGCAGAAATAAATGACAAATCCATATACATCTCCTTATTGATAAAAACATCCCGGCACCATGCCAGAATTGTCTCTCCGCCACCTAACATATTATCGTTAGCAATAGAAAATATAAATACAAAATTTTAATTTACAACAGCGCCCCCCATTTTTGAGTGAAAAAAAGCTAACCGGAGCTATTTCGCGTTGACACGCTCTATGCATTTAGTTAAATTTATGCATAGATAATTCAAAGAATTTTTATAGGAGCCCCAAATGGCACATTATCTTTTTACTTCTGAATCCGTTTCTAAAGGCCACCCGGACAAGGTTGCCGACCAGATTTCCGACTCCATCCTCGACGCCTGCCTCGCCCAAGACCCGAACAGCCGTGTTGCTTGCGAAACCCTCGTGAACACAGGCCTCGTCGTTATCTCTGGCGAAATTACCACCAAGGCCGTTATTGATTTCCAGGAAATTGCTCGCAACACCATCAAGAACATTGGCTACGTGAACCCGGACCTTCAGTTCGACTACAAGGGCTGCGCCGTGCTCGTCGCTATGGACAAGCAGTCTCCGGATATCGCTCAGGGCGTTGACGCCAAGGCTGCCGACGGCAAGGAAGACGACAAGCAGGGTGCTGGCGACCAAGGTATGATGTTCGGTTACGCCGTCAAGGAAACCAAGGAACTCATGCCGCTCCCGATCAGCCTCGCCCACAAGCTCATGGAAGAAATCCAGAACCTCCGCGAAAAGGGCAAGATCAAGTGGCTCCGTCCGGACGCCAAGTCCCAGGTCACCGTCGAATACGACGAAAATGACAAGCCGGTCCGCGTGGACACCGTCGTTATCTCAACCCAGCACGACGAAAAGGTAAACGGCAAGGAACTCAAGCATTCCGTGATCGAAAAGGAAATCATCGAAAAGCTCATCAAGAAGGTGATTCCGGCAAAGCTTTTGGACAAGAAGACCCGTTACCTCGTGAACCCGACCGGCAAGTTCGTTGTCGGTGGCCCGCACGGCGACTGCGGCCTCACTGGCCGTAAGATCATCGTCGATACCTACGGTGGCATGGGTCGTCACGGTGGTGGCGCATTCAGCGGCAAGGACCCGAGTAAGGTGGACCGCAGTGCAGCTTACGCCGCTCGCTACGTGGCAAAGAACATTGTTGCAGCAGGCCTCGCCTACCGTTGCGAAGTCCAGCTCGCTTACGCTATCGGTTACTCCAAGCCGGTTTCTGTTCTCGTGAACACCTTCGGCACAGGCAAGATCGACGACCGCAAGATCGAAGAAATAGTCGCCAAGAACTTCGACCTTTCTCCGGCTGGCATCGAAAAGATGCTCGATCTCCGCAAGCCGGGCTTTGTCGCAACAGCCGCCCTCGGTCACTTCGGCCGCACGGGCGCTCGCTTCACGTGGGAAAAGACCGACAAGGCTGCAGATTTGAAGGCTGCCGCCGAAGCTGTTTAATTGTCATTCCCGCCTCCGAGCGGGAATCTACATGAACACGCGACAATATCGCGAACAACCTTTACAAGGCAGACCACACTCAAGCGGTCTGTTTTTGTATTTTAATCGAGGAGGAAATATGATCCAACGAATTTTCGCATTATTGCTTATCGCGACTGTATTTAGCTTTGCTCATGCCGCCCCCGCAAACGATTCACGCCCTTCATATTTTCAAAAAGATTCTGTTTATGCAGAACAATATGCAGCACTCACGCAAGTCGATTTTGACGGGTACTACGAGAACTTGATCAAAACCGAAAATGAAACAATCGATAAAGCAGCCATTGGATTTCTTATCGGAACTTTCGCAACAGGATTCGGCATCTTTACAATCACAACTGCATTCGATAACAGCGATTGCAGCGAATTGGTTGAGATGAATAGAGACATTCTAAAACTCACGGGTATCGGCCTATCAGTCGTTGGCATCACCGGTATTACATACGGGCTATATACATATTTCACAAAAACCGGAGAAAACAGCAAGCGCGCCTCATACGAACGCGCCTACGAAATCTACAAACGCAGGCGCTCCGAACTCAAGGATGGCGCTAAAGTCATTGTAGCTCCAGCCGTTGATTTGTTCGGAGGTTCCGCAGGAATGCAGTTAAACGTGTTGTTTTAAAAAGTAAATTACCGCTCTCTTTTTCACCAAATCATATTATTTTTATTCGAGTGCAAGGATAAAC is drawn from Fibrobacter succinogenes and contains these coding sequences:
- a CDS encoding lamin tail domain-containing protein; the protein is MNKCGVLPVAVCGLAFYVSAFSCPMFVEFFPDPKNVSDLEGEYVEIRLDEFRGDSLFVRFESREILAFKWPEAERLVLVHDSSLCPPRKNVACGMLGKVSLPNSRESVWKVWSGVCMDSVTVPQPKPGKSIQRVGLTDEWVYVAGSMGVGDLEYELGVEEDSLLALAGELGKQGRTLRMTEIHHCPEEPMPEWVELYNASGYALPLQEFRFCDRGGALGNARDSILPYQTMLVSKDTSALREVLGIPDIRMIQVSLGYLNNVEGSLRLCFRNDVIDSVYWNKGTVACPSGFNPLTRKREFTPGFQKKMGMGSKFGNAMGSASGGAAVNASENAPGKALFTYKLSSRVVSKKGAALRIRVESENDVTLALLDSAGRRVWKSVVSAMSNEWVNVPAQEYLGIGVGYVALSVGVYEDVVGILVRP
- a CDS encoding M23 family metallopeptidase, which gives rise to MNFVKASIHFQKSSRTLTVKMPSFILRGSLFARIVVVVGFILFLVQILSTSVYDGVLKHAFASRQKLNKELSQIQSTVDYISNTSKDFFKAEKMLHAKLGLPLPDEASRKLSTGGHIEPNVQLLRKSSPVFERTATMHEDVWRIFGQIQNNENSFNALTKYIDQSRSVLRYIPSISPTNGRYASAFGPRVHPVTGEVGKMHQGIDISNDRWTPIYAPADGVVEISQLSSSFGNFVVLNHGNGLKTRYGHMQMSAVTPGQFVHRYQILGYMGNTGRSVGPHLHYEVWKNGNPVNPLPYILPNDYEVD
- a CDS encoding Nif3-like dinuclear metal center hexameric protein, producing the protein MDLSFISAWLDDLLDPKSFNDYCVNGLCVEASDKVSKIVTGVSLRDQLIDAAIAEKADCIIVHHPNGFWKGERLLPVGKFGERIRKLMVHGISVFGFHLPLDGHREIGNNAVIAKNLGLNPVHEFAYEGMRPIGVIAEWNTPATREEFLDCLDAAFEHGVQNKFFYGSEQIKRVAICSGSCSASAVREAMEKNCDAYVTGSIKEEIPIFCQENGVNLVSCGHHRSEIFGVSALAEKIQTELSIPTKFVDCDNPV
- the metK gene encoding methionine adenosyltransferase, with translation MAHYLFTSESVSKGHPDKVADQISDSILDACLAQDPNSRVACETLVNTGLVVISGEITTKAVIDFQEIARNTIKNIGYVNPDLQFDYKGCAVLVAMDKQSPDIAQGVDAKAADGKEDDKQGAGDQGMMFGYAVKETKELMPLPISLAHKLMEEIQNLREKGKIKWLRPDAKSQVTVEYDENDKPVRVDTVVISTQHDEKVNGKELKHSVIEKEIIEKLIKKVIPAKLLDKKTRYLVNPTGKFVVGGPHGDCGLTGRKIIVDTYGGMGRHGGGAFSGKDPSKVDRSAAYAARYVAKNIVAAGLAYRCEVQLAYAIGYSKPVSVLVNTFGTGKIDDRKIEEIVAKNFDLSPAGIEKMLDLRKPGFVATAALGHFGRTGARFTWEKTDKAADLKAAAEAV